TGACGAATCTCATAATTGCGATGGCACTTTCGCCACAATTTCATCCGAGCGAAAGATCCACCGTTGGACGCCACGCTTGCTAAAATACAACGGCGCTACAATTAAACAGAGTCTCGCTATGCAACCGATGCGGAAATCAGTTACAGCAGTAGCGTGTGTCTTCCCGCTTTGCAGTGCGAGAACCGGGATGGACGACTGTTGAACCCCGTTGGAAGCGGCCGGATCGGACATGCGGCAAACCGGCCGAAAAGCAAGATGACTCGGAGAGCCAGGCTGGACAGCATGACGACGTGGAAACGCCCTGTGCCCTCCAGTGACGTGTTTTCTGCGCCATACCGGTGGAGCCGCCATGCGCTGCTGGTGTCTGCGGCGGCAGTCGCGCTCAATGGCTGCCAGTCGATCCTCGAGCAATCCTATCAGCCGACGGTCTCTCCCTCTTCCAGCCCGCAGATCGTCGATGAAGTGCAAAAGAATGATCCGCGTGCCGCCATGGGCGCGCGCGAACATCCGCGTATCGTTGCCAGCTACGGCGGCGAATACAAGGACGCCAAGACTGAACGCCTCGTTGCGCGCATTGCCGGTGCGCTGACGGCGGTATCGGAGAATCCGAGCCAGTCCTACCGAATCACGATCTTGAATTCGCCTGCAATCAACGCTTTCGCGCTGCCGGGCGGTTATCTCTATGTAACCCGTGGGCTGCTGGCGCTTGCCAACGACGCTTCCGAGGTCGCCGCCGTGCTGTCGCATGAAATGGGCCACGTTACGGCCAATCACGGCATCGAACGCCAGAAGCGCGAAGAGGCGGAGGTCATTGCGAGCCGCGTGGTGGCCGAGGTTTTGTCGAGCGACATCGCCGGCAAGCAGGCGCTTGCCCGCGGCAAGCTGCGTCTCGCCGCCTTCTCGCGCCAGCAGGAACTGCAGGCCGATGTGATCGGCGTCCGCATGCTCGGCGAAGCGGGCTACGATCCTTACGCCGCCACTCGCTTCCTCGATTCCATGGCGGCCTATAGCCGCTTCATGTCCGCCGATCCCGAGGCCGACCAAAGCCTGGACTTCCTTTCGAGCCACCCGAACTCGGTGCAGCGTATCGATCTTGCGCGCAATCACGCCCGCGCCTTTGGCCAGGAAGGGACGGTCGGTGACAAGGGCCGGGGCTATTATCTCGATGGCATCGACGGTCTTCTCTATGGCGACAGTCCGGAGGAGGGCTATGTTCGCGGCCAGACCTTCCTGCACGGCGGTCTCGGCATTCGCTTCGACGTGCCGCCGGATTTCAGCATCGACAATAAGGTCGAGGCCGTCATGGCAACCGGGCCGGGAGACGTGGCCATCCGCTTCGACGGCGTTGCCGACAGCGACAACCAAAGCTTGACAAACTATATATCGAGCGGCTGGGTCACCGGCCTCGATCCTTCGACGATCCGACCGATCACCGTCAACGGCATGGAAGCGGCAACGGCCCGTGCAACCGCGGATCGATGGGATTTCGACGTGACCGTGGTGCGCAATAATTCGCAGATCTTCCGCTTCCTGACGGCGGTTCCAAAGGGCAGTGCCGCCTTGCAGCAGACAGCAGAGGTGTTGCGGGCCAGCTTCCGCCGCATGACACCGCAGGAGGCGGCAACGCTGAAGCCTCTGAGGATCCGGGTCATCAGCGTGCGTCCCGGCGAAAACGTCGCAACGCTGGCGGCGCGTATGCTAGGCACGGATCGCAAACTCGATCTCTTCAAGCTGATCAATGCCCTGCCAACGGGCGCCACTGTCTCGCCAGGCGACCGCGTGAAGATCATTTCCGAATAAAAAAGAACCCGGCTTTCGCCGGGCCAGTTCGTGCTGCTGGAAGTAAGAGCTTTAGGCGTGAGCCGCCATGTGGGGATCGGCACTGACAAGAGCGCTGCGCAACTTTTCCATGGCGCGGCTTTCGATCTGGCGGACGCGTTCCTTGGAGATTCCAAGATCGGCCCCGAGTTCCTCGAGCGTTGCGCCTTCTTCGGCAAGGCGGCGTGCCGCAATGATCTTCATCTCGCGCTCGTTGAGATGTTTCAGCGCCGATGTCAGCCAGATGCGGCGACGTTCGCCGTCAATCATGTTGGAAACCTGCTCGTCCGGCAACGGATCGTCACTGACGAGGAAATCCATCTTCTCCGCGCTGTCGGCATCGCCGGAAACCGAGGGCGCCTGCAGCGAGGCGTCATTGCCGGACAAGCGCGCATCCATCGTCTGGACGTCGGCAAGACTGACACCCAGGGCAGCAGCGATCTCCTGATGGATGGATTGAAGGGTAAGATGCGAGTCGCCTCTGGCAAGTTTGGCGCGTAGACGGCGCAGATTGAAGAAGAGAGCCTTTTGGGCGGAGCTCGTACCGCCGCGGACAATGGACCAGTTGCGCAGGATGTAATCCTGGATCGATGCGCGTATCCACCAGCTTGCGTAGGTGGAAAAGCGTACCTCACGCTCCGGCTCGAAGCGGGCAGCCGCTTCGAGGAGGCCGACATAACCTTCCTGGACAAGATCGCTCATCGGCAGACCGAAATTGCGAAACTTGCCCGCCATCGAAATGACGAGACGCATGTGAGCCATCGCGATCTGGTTGCGGGCGCCGCGATCCTCATTGTCCTTCCAGCGAATGGCCAGATCATGTTCTTCTTCACGAGCAAGATAGGGAGCCGCCATGGCGATTTTGATCATGCGCCGGTCTGCAGACATGTTCTTCATATCGGTCTCCTAAAAAATCAGGCCTCGCGCCCTTGAAAGAAAACAAACAGGTTACTCCCGGACCAAGCCCGCCCGGATCAAATCCAGTGTGTGAATGCATAAAAGGCCCCGCTCCTGGATTTTTCAGGAGGAGGCCCTATCTCTTTGTCATAGGCAGGTAAGGGTGGACCTCTTTCTTCAAGTTGCCGGCCTGGCAAATTGTGGAAGGCATGATCCGCTCCTCATCGAACGTTGACAGGAATGCGAACGTTCGATCAGGCAGCTATTTCCTGATGCAATCCGCACATTCTGTGTCTAAACGCGGCTGAGCGGAAAAAGTTCCATAAAAAAACCCGGCACGTGGGCCGGGCTTTTTATTAAGGAAAACAAGGCAGTATCAAGCGGCTTCGTCCTGCGAATCGTCTTCTTCGATTGCCTTGCCGCGCTTCGGACCCTTGTTGAGATTCATCTCGACGAGACGGACAGCCTCGGTTTCAGACATCTTGTTCACGGCCGCAATTTCACGCGCCATGCGATCGAGTGCCGCTTCATAGAGCTGACGCTCGGAATAGGACTGCTCCGGCTGATTGTCAGCGCGATAGAGATCGCGAACGACTTCTGCGATGGAAATCAGGTCACCGGAATTGATCTTGGCATCATATTCCTGTGCACGGCGGGACCACATGGTACGCTTGACACGTGCCTTGCCCTGCACAACCTTCAGGGCGCGCTCGACGAAATCGGTTTCTGAAAGCTTGCGCATACCGATGCTCATTGCCTTGGCAACGGGGACTTTCAGGCGCATCTTGTCTTTCTCGAAATCGATAACGAAAAGCTCGAGCTTCATGCCGGCGACTTCTTGCTCTTCGATGGCCGTAATGTTACCGACGCCGTGAGCGGGGTATACGATCGATTCACCGGTCTTGAAGCCGTGGCGTGCTGCTGAAGGTTTTTTCTGCTGGATCGTCATGCTAATCAAAAACTCCCTGTTACGCGTCCGGCAGCGGCCGGAGCCGGGTCAGTCAGGCCCGGATGAGACGGATCAGCTCCGTCGGGTGACTTCACTCTGGTCCCACCAGACAGAAGCAAAAGATCTCCCTGCGCGCGATCAATGATCGAACAGCTCAAGGCGTTGATATCTCACGGGGAACCGCGTACGGATTTCTTTTGCTTTCGTGGTGGTTTTGGGCACGCTTCGTGCCTCAAATGGATCAGTATGGCAAACCTATCATAAAAATATGAGGAAATCAATAATTTGCTTAACATGAGTCATGCGGGCCACACATGGCACCCATATCAACACATCATTTTATAAACGTTTACGCTCGGCTTCGGCTCCGTTTTCAACCCTCTGCCGGCCAGATAATCGTCAATCGCCCGAACCTGGTTTTTCGCTGAAGTACTTCTCGAACTTGCCGGGCTGTCCGTCCATCTCCTTGGCTTCCGCCATCGGTTCTTTCTTGACCGTGATGTTGGGCCAGCTGCTGGCATATTCAGCATTGATCTTGAGCCACTTGTCGAGCCCAGGCTCTGTATCCGGCTTGATGGCCTCGGCAGGACATTCCGGTTCGCAGACGCCGCAGTCGATGCACTCATCCGGGTGGATGACGAGGAAATTTTCGCCCTCATAGAAGCAGTCGACAGGGCAGACTTCGACGCAGTCGGTATATTTGCAGCGGATGCAATTGTCGGTCACGACATAGGTCATGAAGAACTCCAGGATTTTTACGCAAGCGGGGCCGGGCAACCTGGAACGTCGCGCCTTTCCCCTGGCCGGAGGACAGCGTGGACAGGCTTTGGCGGCAAGCACACTGTCCGGCAAGTTGACTGTGACGTATCGGCTTTGTGGTCGAATTTCAAGAATAAACGATCTGCCGATCAGGTCCTGATGGACAGAGTTTTCTAATCCTCGTCCGAGATCAGCCTGTCTACTGCGCGCCGCTCTTTTTTTGTCGGCCGGCCGGCGCCGGTCGAACGGACGGCCTGCTCGTAGGGGGTGAGACGTTTTGTCTCACCTTGGGGCGGCGTCAGATCCTCGTAAAGTAGTTTTGCCTCTTCGAATGGCCCGCGCCGCTCGCCCGATGCCTTCACGATCAGAACCACGTCCCGTCGATCGAGCGCCAGCTCGACGCGGTCACCCGCCTTCACCGTCTGGCTGGGTTGTTGTACGCGCTCGCCATTGATGCGAACGTGGCCCGACTGGATGTGGCCTTGCGCCAGGGAGCGTGATTTCACCATGCGCGTGAAGAACAGCCACTTGTCGATGCGCTGACGCGAACCGCTTCCTGGCTGTGTCTCCCCGCTCATCGGCTACTTCTTCATCTGCTCCTTCAAGGCAGCGAGCTTTGCGAAAGGAGAATCCGGATCGATCGGTTTTTCCTTGCGTGGCGGCTTTGCCTCGAAGCGCAACGGCTGCGAGCCGTTGCGATTGTTGTTTCGGTCGTTGCGATCCTTGCGGTCATTGCGATCCTTGCGGTCGCCGCGATCTTGACGATCCCCCCGCTGCTCGTTGCGATCGCCACGGGCCTGGTTCGGCTTGCCTGCGTCGCGGCCGCGTTCGTGGCGTTTGCCGTCCCGGCTTTCGCCACGATTGCCTTCTGCTGCTTCACCCCCGCCCTGACGGCGGTTGCCCTGCTGCTGACGGTCCCCGCCGCGACGTTCCCCCGCACCGCGTGCCTGACGATGGTTGTCGTTGCGTCCGCCAAGGCGCCACAGCAGGACAGGTTTCGGTTCGACAGGCTCTGCCGCTTCTGCAGGTTCGGCCGCGGATGCTTCGGCCGCCGCCGGTTCGACAGCAGGTTTTTCTTCTGCAGCCGGCGCCACGGAAGCCGCTTCTTCCGATGTGCTGTCGGCATCGTCGTGATCGGCCTTGTCGGCGACCTCTTCGCCAGAGGTTTCGGCTGCCGGGGTCGTGGAAGCATCCTGGGTAGCAAGATGAGCTGCCGCATCCTCGGCCGTCACGGCATCGGCACGGTAGCCGAGACCCTTGAGGATCTCTTCCATGTCCTCCAGCGTCGCGCCGAGAATCGAGAGCATCGCGGTGGTGGTCGTGAAGCGGCGGCCATCATAAGCGCCTTCGGGCCGGTTCGCCTGGCCCGGCTTCCACTGCAGCAACGGACGGATGATGTCGGCAAGCCGTTCCAGAATATCGATGCGAACGGCGCGCTTGCCGAGAAAACGGAAGCCGGCGAGCTTATAGAACGTGCGCTCGAAGCCCGGATCGGTCACGACGGACGTGCGGCCTGCCGCCAGCACCGGAATGAGGTCGCCGTAGCCAGGTTTTTCGAGCCCGTCATTTTTGAGGGCCCAAAGCAGCGTGATGAGCTCAGCCGGAGCCGGCTTCAAAAGCGCCGGGACGAAAATGTGGTAGGCGCCGAAGCGAACACCATATCGGCGCATGGAAGCGCGAGCGTCCTGATCCAGCGACTTCACCTCTTCGGTCACATCGCGGCGGAACAGCACGCCGAGATTTTCGACGAGCTGGAAGGCGAGGCCCTTGGCAAGGCCCTGCAGATCCTCCGCACGCGAGAGATCATCGAGCGGCTTCAAGACCATGCTGATGTGGTGATTGACGAAGCGCTCGACGCGGGCAGCGACGTGCTCGCGCGCGTTTCCGGTCAGCTGTTCGTCGGCAAGCAGGATGACGCGAGGACGCATGACGTGCTCGCTGCCAGCAAGGCGCGCAACCGGATCGCCAAGCCACCGGATGAGGCCGTCGGCACTGATCGCCAGATCGCTGTTGCCTGCAGCATGGAGGCGCGCGGCGCGTGCCTCGAACTCCAGGGCAAGCGCCTTTTGCGAAGCCGTTTGGATCGCCTTGGCGTCCGAACCGTCCGCACCCGAAATTGGGGTAAACCGGAATCCGGACAACTGCCCCACATGATGTCCTTCAACAAAGACATCGCCATTCACACTGATTTCAGCTTCCAGCATCGCATTCTCTCTCAGGCGCTTCATGAGCACAGATGTCCTGCGATCAACAAAGCGTTTCGTCAACCTTTCATGTAACGCATCGGACAATCGATCCTCGATTTCCCGCGTCTTTTCCTGCCAGTGTGTCGGATCGGCAAGCCATCCGGGTCGATTCGACACATAAGTCCATGTTCTTATCTGCGCGATTCGCGCCGAAAGCGTGTCAATTTCGCCATCCGTGCGATCGGCCCTTTGCACCTGCTCGGCGAGAAACTGCTCGTTCACCGTGCCATAGCGCACAAGATCGGAAAAGAGCGTCGAGATCAGGTCGGCATGTTGTGCTGGGGTGATACGCCGATAATCGGGCAGCGCGCAAGTTTCCCAAAGCTTCTCCACGCGCTGCGGATTTGTAGCCAGATCAATGATTTCCGGATAACGCGTCAGATGTTCAAGCGCTTGCTGGTCGACGGCGGGCAAGGCCCGCGTCAAACCTTCAGCGCTCGGCGGCCGTTCAAGACTCGCCCGCAATGATTGTATCGACGAAAAATCAAGCTCTTTCGACCGCCACTGCAAGACTCTGACATTTTCGAACTCGT
Above is a window of Rhizobium etli 8C-3 DNA encoding:
- a CDS encoding RNA-binding S4 domain-containing protein — protein: MSGETQPGSGSRQRIDKWLFFTRMVKSRSLAQGHIQSGHVRINGERVQQPSQTVKAGDRVELALDRRDVVLIVKASGERRGPFEEAKLLYEDLTPPQGETKRLTPYEQAVRSTGAGRPTKKERRAVDRLISDED
- a CDS encoding helicase-related protein — encoded protein: MTLTSQPMIRSGRGVTAVLGPTNTGKTHYAIERMVAHGTGVIGLPLRLLAREVYTRVVEKVGVQNVALVTGEEKISPPTARFSVCTVEAMPRETGAAFVAIDEVQLAGDLERGHIFTDRILHLRGRDETLLLGADTMRPILQQLLPGITVVERPRLSHLIYAGQKKITRLPQRSAIVAFSADEVYAIAELIRRQRGGAAVVLGALSPRTRNSQVALYQAGDVEYLVATDAIGMGLNLDVDHVAFAQDRKFDGYQFRNLNPAELGQVAGRAGRHVRDGTFGVTGQVHPFDEELAQRIEAHEFENVRVLQWRSKELDFSSIQSLRASLERPPSAEGLTRALPAVDQQALEHLTRYPEIIDLATNPQRVEKLWETCALPDYRRITPAQHADLISTLFSDLVRYGTVNEQFLAEQVQRADRTDGEIDTLSARIAQIRTWTYVSNRPGWLADPTHWQEKTREIEDRLSDALHERLTKRFVDRRTSVLMKRLRENAMLEAEISVNGDVFVEGHHVGQLSGFRFTPISGADGSDAKAIQTASQKALALEFEARAARLHAAGNSDLAISADGLIRWLGDPVARLAGSEHVMRPRVILLADEQLTGNAREHVAARVERFVNHHISMVLKPLDDLSRAEDLQGLAKGLAFQLVENLGVLFRRDVTEEVKSLDQDARASMRRYGVRFGAYHIFVPALLKPAPAELITLLWALKNDGLEKPGYGDLIPVLAAGRTSVVTDPGFERTFYKLAGFRFLGKRAVRIDILERLADIIRPLLQWKPGQANRPEGAYDGRRFTTTTAMLSILGATLEDMEEILKGLGYRADAVTAEDAAAHLATQDASTTPAAETSGEEVADKADHDDADSTSEEAASVAPAAEEKPAVEPAAAEASAAEPAEAAEPVEPKPVLLWRLGGRNDNHRQARGAGERRGGDRQQQGNRRQGGGEAAEGNRGESRDGKRHERGRDAGKPNQARGDRNEQRGDRQDRGDRKDRNDRKDRNDRNNNRNGSQPLRFEAKPPRKEKPIDPDSPFAKLAALKEQMKK
- a CDS encoding CarD family transcriptional regulator, with translation MTIQQKKPSAARHGFKTGESIVYPAHGVGNITAIEEQEVAGMKLELFVIDFEKDKMRLKVPVAKAMSIGMRKLSETDFVERALKVVQGKARVKRTMWSRRAQEYDAKINSGDLISIAEVVRDLYRADNQPEQSYSERQLYEAALDRMAREIAAVNKMSETEAVRLVEMNLNKGPKRGKAIEEDDSQDEAA
- a CDS encoding M48 family metalloprotease — encoded protein: MTRRARLDSMTTWKRPVPSSDVFSAPYRWSRHALLVSAAAVALNGCQSILEQSYQPTVSPSSSPQIVDEVQKNDPRAAMGAREHPRIVASYGGEYKDAKTERLVARIAGALTAVSENPSQSYRITILNSPAINAFALPGGYLYVTRGLLALANDASEVAAVLSHEMGHVTANHGIERQKREEAEVIASRVVAEVLSSDIAGKQALARGKLRLAAFSRQQELQADVIGVRMLGEAGYDPYAATRFLDSMAAYSRFMSADPEADQSLDFLSSHPNSVQRIDLARNHARAFGQEGTVGDKGRGYYLDGIDGLLYGDSPEEGYVRGQTFLHGGLGIRFDVPPDFSIDNKVEAVMATGPGDVAIRFDGVADSDNQSLTNYISSGWVTGLDPSTIRPITVNGMEAATARATADRWDFDVTVVRNNSQIFRFLTAVPKGSAALQQTAEVLRASFRRMTPQEAATLKPLRIRVISVRPGENVATLAARMLGTDRKLDLFKLINALPTGATVSPGDRVKIISE
- the fdxA gene encoding ferredoxin FdxA, producing the protein MTYVVTDNCIRCKYTDCVEVCPVDCFYEGENFLVIHPDECIDCGVCEPECPAEAIKPDTEPGLDKWLKINAEYASSWPNITVKKEPMAEAKEMDGQPGKFEKYFSEKPGSGD
- a CDS encoding RNA polymerase factor sigma-32, whose protein sequence is MKNMSADRRMIKIAMAAPYLAREEEHDLAIRWKDNEDRGARNQIAMAHMRLVISMAGKFRNFGLPMSDLVQEGYVGLLEAAARFEPEREVRFSTYASWWIRASIQDYILRNWSIVRGGTSSAQKALFFNLRRLRAKLARGDSHLTLQSIHQEIAAALGVSLADVQTMDARLSGNDASLQAPSVSGDADSAEKMDFLVSDDPLPDEQVSNMIDGERRRIWLTSALKHLNEREMKIIAARRLAEEGATLEELGADLGISKERVRQIESRAMEKLRSALVSADPHMAAHA